DNA from Triticum aestivum cultivar Chinese Spring chromosome 7D, IWGSC CS RefSeq v2.1, whole genome shotgun sequence:
catcctttcttcgggaactccatagtacttacgaaagaataaagggtggttattccggaagaacggacctctgcaaggttgactacttggtagctaacatcgggggaaggtggcggaaagtaactctcgaactgaaacttaagaaaatttcgagagcaaagtaaggaggtactatgagaagtttaagcgagtaggcaatcgttcgatgcctgaacaaagtgtgaaggggtccagagcaacgagaataagtattgcgtctgataccaaagtatattactaggaagatgacccatgaattatatacgaaatcaagcgcgaggaataactttggcaacatgggggtacaagagagtcaggtttcgatcttgtggaactgtgggttatgggcccaccatgtggtttttttataggagcagtgacatcttgcacggtcatgatagcaaggcatgtcagagagtaccctgtcagttatgtcggcaacacgttggtaccaaggacGAGGGACGACGAGAACCATTTTCCCTTCTCGttaaaacgaggcggaccaataggcaaggttctcatccatcggtggctaccgaaatgtcatcaacaaaagtaacatggtctactgagagagtggtacaacgaggtgctcaactaagcagggaattatctctgctcagctaagtcagattacaagaaaggttaaacaaaacaatggaaaggaaaatatgattatcagagtaaacagaacaatggaaaggaaaatgtgtttaaacacatatttcaagggtatatccttcccaaggacaagcagagcatgatatccatgacaggatataatgtagaaaactctttaggtaaggggagagaaattttatgacattacccatacagcggtgtttggatgaTTGAGCAGGAAAcctttagcattgggcttcaaatgttcttgttgaaaatcggagtaccttagacatgctttgagatagcattgacatggtcatcaggtgaagatcagactttggaaacacaaaggatccatcaggaataacttgtagaataagtcttacaatttcctcatggaagaatggataaccttgctgaaaaggaatctataacaatagggccaaccggccaggtgtgctaggcacgacatcaccttaccgggtcacataagaccaatgttataactcttggaaatatattccaaccatcatatctgaccgagattcagatctgattggtttCAGCATAACTCAGACTTAGTGAGGCCCGAGGAGAAAAgttgcaacacaattgacgagatgacattgtaagattttcaggaaatgaactatggaagcgagttctaaaacaagagttcatcattaacccaaggggaggatgaggaggtggctgatgggctcagcgacaattcatcgagaattccaaacagatggatttccacaataatgtgaacaagaagatgacacttgtcaattcaaatgatataatgttgtatgctcgaggaaaacatacaccatcaatcattagttgaaaggtgtgcccgaaatatgaccttaggcggcaagatcaatgttagagtgacgattcaataaccagcagtctaagaacgaactgtcgattgttaacttcaaagcaatagggttgctagaagtacagaactcaagcAGTATccttagcatattggtatcctggttaaaaacaacacgaggaccaaggaagaatggtgatggtgagaagtatcatcataccgggaatttctaagaggtggagcaattctcacaacatcctcgACATACAGATGGTAATACTTCGAGGTAAGAACACAgtataagctagatagcaaggaaatcaaggtacaactcaaaacatgaacaagtttgtgttggggggaggcaagaatgcttgtcgatgataacacaattcatcgaggggcaaggatggtatttctcatcctgaatttcgacacacaacttggaagaagtcaaattgttgacaatgatcacgacaaatttgtcgagaggttttcaagaagatgtaattgatcgacgatgacatcaagtcaaaggaatgatgaaaacGAAAGgtttattggaaccacgggtaggacacaaactcgaaatcaagtttgctgttcaaggagaagtgatatgacgaggaagatcgacgcaagattagctcactgtcgaaatttgtgcgctggtaaggaccaggtagcacagttaaaatcggcacgataatgacatagccgagcaggctagggatgatgtgatcgagtacgaactcgtaagcaaaggagattactaagagttgtttaatcatgatgcggactcgattcagttatcgatgtccttgagtgtttaataactcggagcccgtgaaaaattggaatcaatgagaatgtaatacttgatggagaactcataagaagttatgcagttccgtgataatctcgagataccaggggggtaacactcgacgacaaaccaaagtaaaggttggactggggtattgctctacagaagacaagtgcttaaacttgtacgagaaatggtatttaaaggagaacatggtcgaaaccatgattgcaaaaggccagatcccagatataagatgaacttataccaagggaataattgatttaaGAGAAGCtgttaatgataagatctacatcgtgtccatgggcatgaacacaaagttcaaggtcgactcccacttctctaatgcataacctttcattcacttctcattttcgaagaagttgtaatgttgaaattttatctagcaaaataccagaagagtatgactcatgaaaactttcgaggtcacacatattaaggaaggcctaggttcaacccatcggggcatcgtggaaacatatatcacaaacttcaggggtaaataactcaagctcgatagtagagcatgggtgacaaaacgagaggatacaatttactgaAGGCATTGTGTATcaaggaaagaacttctcgaggtttttgcaTACGAAAGATACTGTCGGATGATATtccaacaaaggatccgacggtccatagcggagctgatgtgagtatcggcacacaaccataggaagaaacaatgtgaaggcattggattatagaagcaactacctaattcaaagctcacatgtaaaggaattatagtttccaaatcaaaggatcagaagcaaatgctctgattaaggatggataacttgagtaagcttaggggtacaaaCGACGACAATTTGATcagtcgagatccagctcatgtttaaaatgacgtttgagccggaaggatgaattctaggctctgattgaggattgcgagcattcgcaacagattgaatcaacggactcaaaatgataatgacaagagatgccaataagattacgagacttaagattaatcataatgcaagtaagcaagaatttcaagagcaaaaggctcctgaggattttcggaagatcaaatggtattttgaacacttttgtgaaatacttgaatcaactggggatgagcggatactcagtaagttcgagaattatccataggcgtattcaggtgacaaagaacagcaaggcagtaagctcaaaggattctcggaacaacagagagaatttcggggtatcttgtaataacaagatcaactaggaaacattgtatgaatggcgagtatacatgGTTATCTATAGGCGTTTATCGATGAaaaggaattgcaaaagcgatgaacacaagttctcgggttaagaGCGGAGAGTATCTtaagggtcttcacgtgcagcagacgatcatcagtaataaggggctctccgggtgaaagtgataacgatatcctaatgttagatttagcaaaatttcatttaacccgaatagaagagagatcagagtcctagagaatagacaaggagtaaaagatcctaataccacccaatggcgacgtgggcccgtaagccacacagccatgttagtaaaagtttttcaatgactagactcgacttcggccaaggagttggaaagggggattcctacaggcagttggctctgataccaacttgtgacaccccctgatttgaccgtacactaatcatgcacgcaaacgtgtacgatcaagatcagggactcacggaaagatatcacaacacaactctaaaacataaataagtcatacaagcatcataatacaagccaggggcctcgagggctcgaatacaagtgctcgatcatagacgagtcagcggaagcaacaatatctgagtacagacataagttaaacaagtttgccttaagaaggctagcacaaaagtagcaacgatcgaaaaggcaaggcctcctgcctgggacctcctaactactcctcgaagccgaactccacgtagaatcatcctcgggatctctagctcctggactccagcatctggttgcgacaatccggtatagaaaggggaaaagagggagaaaagcaaccatgagtactcatccaaagtactcgcaagcaaggagctacactacatatgcatgggtatatgtgtaaagggccatatcagtggactgaactgcagaatgccagaataagagggggatagctaatcctgtcgaagactacgcttctggccaccactatcttgcagcatataggagagagtagatggtaagttcaccaagtagcatcgcatagcataatcctacccggcgatcccctcctcgtcgccctgttagagagcgaccaccgggttgtatctggcacttggaagggtgtgttttattaagtatccggttctagttgtcataaggtcaaggtacaactccgggtcgtccttttaccgagggacacggctattcgaatagataaacttccctgcaggggtgcaccacataacccaacacgcttgatcccatttggccggacacactttcctgggtcatgcccggccttggaagatcaacacgtcgcagccccacctaggcacaacagagaggtcagcacgccggtctaaatcctatggcgcaggggtctgagcccatcgcccattgcacacctgcatgttgcgaacgcggccggaagcagacctagcctagcaggcgttccagtccaatctggcgcgcgccactcagtcgctgacgtcacgaaggcttcggctgataccacgacgtcgagtgcccataactgttcccgcgtagttggttagtgcgtatagaccaaatggccagactcagatcaaataccaagaactcgttaagcgtgttaagtatccgcgaacgccgaccagggccaggcccacctctctcctaggtggtctcaacctgccctgtcgctccaccacatagtaacagtcaggggccgtcaggaacccaggcccacctctaccgggatggagccacctgtcctttcagccccctcatcataatcacttgcgggtactcaacgagccgacccgactttagtcaccacatgtgtcatgtatataaagtatatagtatatacccgtgatcacctcccgaagtgatcacggcccagtagtatagcatggcagacggacaagagtgtagggccactgatggaacactagcatcctatactaagcagtaggatagcaggtaagggtaacaactgtagcaacaatgacaggctatgcagcagaataggattaaccaaaagcagtaacatgctacactactctaatgcaagcagtgtagcgaagaataggcgatatctggtgatcaagggggggcttgcctggaagctcagccgagaaggaggggtcgtcaacaacgtagtcgatcgggcaccagcagcggcgtcagtctcgtagtctaccggagagaagaaggggaagaaaaaataaatacggagcaaacaaagcatcacagaACATAACAAGGtaatacgcggtgccaggggtgatctaacgcagggataggtgataccgacgaaggggggaaacatccgggaaagtattcccggtgtttcacgttttcggacagatgaaccgaagggggaaagttgcgagtttgatatgttagggatgtgtggtggacgaacgggctgcgtatccggattcgtctcgtcgttctgagcaactttcatgtagaaagtattttcatccgagttacggattatgttatattaatttttaataaattaaatcattttaggatttatttaattaatttaatcaacattatccagaatagtaaaagatgacgtcagcatgacatcatgctgacgtcagcagtcaactgtgcagttgacttggtcaaactgacgtgcgggacccacctgtcatatactgtttaggttaattagggtttagctaatctaattactatttaatcaataattaattagattaattaaatcgaattaattatcttaattaattcactaattagttaattattaattttattaattcatttttattttcattttttattaaaacgttctggggctgggccccgtttgtcataggccccaggggcctttgCGGGTCTCGGGTGCCAGGACCCGGCTGGGGCAACCGAACGGGGCTGTGGGCGTCGGGTCACCGGACCCGGGCGCGTGCTGGCTGGCCGGCGGCCACGGCGGGCGGAGCTGGTAGCCCCGACCAGCAGGACAGGGTGCAGCAGAGCACGGGGCAGGGCTCGCGCGCGGCAGGTGGGGCGAGCAACGGCGGCGGAAGCAGCAGGCAGAGTGGCGCAGCAGGGGACGACAACGGTCACGGCGGCGACAGCGGCTGGAGGTGGGCGCGCAAGGGGGGCACGGCGGACGCTGCTATCGGGAGGACGGCGGTGCGCGGGTACGTGCATCGGGCGTGGCCGGGTCGCACGGCGCGAGCGGCGACCGCGGCGGAGTACGAGAGCacagaggggggaggagaggggaggcgcaACCGGCACGGCGGCTCACCGCGAAGCTGTAGGGAGGGGGAAGTGGGCTCGAGGCGGCTTGGGGGTGGCCGGAGTCCGCAACGGCGAGGCCAACACCGTCGGGGACGAAGAGGTCGAGGGCGGCGTCGGTGGGGACGAGGCGGTCCAGCGAGTGGGGCTTCGGGGAGGAAGGCGAGGCGTCCATCGAgcgacgggcggcgacggggaGGAGGTTCGGTGACGGGGCAGCCCGGTGTGGAGTCGGGGACGCCTCCGGCGCGTTGGGGCGCCGGGTTcggcccgatccagatcgagaGATATAGATGGGATCGGGGGAAGTGGGGGGATCGTGGGGAGAGTggagggttagggtttgcggggtggACCGAGGGGGGATGTAGGCTGGGCGACGATGCGGGCCGGCCTGGTGGCCTAGTTGCCAGTTGGGCTGGTCGGCCCAGTGGGGGGGAAgtctttttctcctttttatttttttgttagttttcatTTATTCTTCTTTTGTGTTTCCTTTTTGTTAGCAAATAGTTCTACAAAAATAtaacccctactcctaaattagcataataacataTGCCACTACCTCaacaagcttggtgaccaaatgaactagtttaatatttgcttagtatttaaaagcatttaaataattattttgtCGTTGTTTTATCTACTATTGTGTATTTACATATTTTATTTAGATATGGGtcctccaccataattgcttatgatttatttggttcactccgaacatctttgttttgacatttgaaaacttttattgtttgcttaattttgaatttgaattcgaaccggtttcgaactaacgcgagattatcaacagtaaccgaggtgacgtggcatcattagcagaggttcactgtagcttaattattcgggtgTCACATTAGACGACCATAACATTACGACCAACAGATCATAGTAGCCTCAGGGGACCCCATCCTTCATTCCGCAGACACTCACCTTAACATTGCGCCTACCTTTCCTGTTATTATTGTACAATATGTGTGAGCAATACCAGAGAACCCAGACCTGATAGTTCACAAACTTGAAGCACGTCTTGgaattagggatggcaatgggtacccataaCCCGCATACCCTGCGgataaaaaccctattagggcaaGGGTATGGGTCCAAATATTACCCATGGGTACATAAATAGGAAAATTTCGTACCCATTGGGTACAGTGGGTACGGGTATGTTTTAGTATAACCCATACCTATGTACCCATGTACCCAGATATATTCTGGCAAATAGGCCTTATATATTATTTATTCAGATATTAAACATATTATATGTACATAAATCCCACAGCCCTAAAAAGGACCTCATCATGCATTCATGTTAGGCCGCTGTACCACAATAGCTAGCCCACGAACGAGTATGCGTTGCTGTCatgatgtgttgttgtttataGATTTTTATTATAAGTTGTTGTTCATGACTATGTAATGCTCAAATTGATGTGTTGCAAATTTGGGTAattttacccgcgggtacccatttACCCTGATGGTTgacgggtatgggaaaaaattgtacccATCAACGGGTATGGGTACGGATGATGGGTAAGATTTGGGATGACGGATAAGGGTATGGGATggctccacccgtacccaaaccctgcgggtgccatccctactTGGAATGCAAGAATCAGGTTTTCATTTCTTGGTGTCGCAGAGAAGTGCTCGAATGACCACATGGCTACATTAGAATCGCCCATCACACACCACGACAGATTGAACTTCGTTTTCAGCTCTTGCATCAAGGACCACATGTGATGTCGGTTCTCCACTCAGGGTTCGCCATACACACAAGTCAGACGTCAAAGGCGGGCATTTGGAGACACACGGATGCAAGCATCAATAAATCTTTCATTAACTTGTTTGACTTCTACATCAACTTGATCACACCATAAAAGAGTTAAACCACCGCTAAGATCATTACTTTAAATgccagcaaaaccagtcaaaccaAACATACTACGTAAACAACAAACTTTATTTGCTTTATGTCTAGTTTCACATAAAAGACTAATTTTTCATTGGTGTTCTGAACAAGGCACACCAATTCATGAACTGATGGTTTGTTGGCCACACCACCGACGGGTCCATCTTATACAACTCATTGTGCTTGATGGGGCGCCACACTTGGCATTGTCAGGTTACTAGCGGTCTCTGGACCTGTTACTTTCGCTTGCATGCTCGTATTCGCTTCCCCACCACCTACCCCTGTCACCACCTCCACTGTCGCCCCCGTTGGAGCTACATCATCAAATGGCACAATTGCCTTTTCCATGTGCGGCTGGTCGACAACCTGGCCGCATGCATTCCTCTTGTCCACTTCACTAGGTTGTACTTTCTCCTTTTTCGATTTCCCCCCAAAAGAACCGATGGTACATGCCTATTGCAAAGCGAAATCTTTTTTGAGTCGTCAAAGAGAGATATTGAACGTAGGGGGGCGAATGGAACCTATGGGTAGGTGCACCCGGGTTTAAAAAAATAGTAATTGCAAAATATGTCGAAAATTCAAGATTTTTTTTTACAACAAACTTGCTCAAGCGTTACACTTGCGTATAACTTTTTGGGAAGAAACGACTTTCGGGATATTATTGGCGGAAAAAAATCGGCACTGCATTAGAGTTATATTTCACTATATATTTTCCTAGAAAACTGTTTTTTTTCGCTCAGATTTTTTACTTGAGTTTTTCTTTGTCGAAATTTTTATATGAGTACGCCAGTAGATCAAGCTTGTTCGTAAAATAGTTTCGAAGATTGTTGACTTTTTTCTGAATTGCTAAAAAATTCCGGAAACATTTTTATCAGGTTCATCTCCAACCAGGTGTATCAGGGGTATTTTCCGATATTGGACGGGCAATAGTTGTATTTTCCTGCATTCGTGGATGGTAACAAGAGCCAGTCAGTAGGCCCACTTGTCATCGGTGGATGGCAACATAGTTCAGGTACGTGGTAGGTAGGTGAGGAACGCCACTCCGCCCCTCACGTGAGGAACGCCACTCCGCCCCTCACCAACCTTCCTTCGTTCTGCAAATCCTTGATATCGTACCTGGGCGCGCCATTCGACCGGACGAAGAATATTCTTCTGTTCTGCAAGCAAGCGTGAGTTCCCGGATCACGATCCGATATTTTTTTTCGTTCCTTGCTAGATTTCATCCATGCCGCCAGCCGCCCTCTCCCAGATTCTCTGTCCGCCATGGCCCTTGGCTAGTGGCACGCGGACCCACCATACGAGCAGGGCAGGGCGGCCGCCGTGGAACCCCTGCTCTGGCCTGTACTGCCGCCGTCGGAGGTGGTGCGCCGCGCCGTCCCCCCGACACGGCCGCGGCCCGCAGTGAGCAGGGCGAGGCGAGCGGCCGCGCGCGCGGCTCAGCGTGAGGAGGGCGCGGACATCGGCCCCGGTGGCAGGCACTCAGCAAGCCGGTCTCGGCAGAGAAGATATCATAGACCAGGCCGTAATGCTGTTGCCTGCCATGCATACGAATTTCTCCGTGCTCTGCCTCCATTTGCATGAAGCTTAATTTTAGTCCCGCGTCGGTGTTCGCCACTTCTTGCACCGTGGGGCACATGCCCACGAGCTGTTTGATGCTTTGCGTCAACGAGTTCGAGCAGGGCTAGGGGCTGGGGCTTTTCCCTTGTGCCAGTCGCGCTGCAGTAAATGTTGTCTTCTCTTGAAGCTGGCTGGAGTAACATGATCTTGGTGGTCGTGTTTTTGGCCTAATGATGTTTCCTTTTGATTTGCAGGCAGGGCAGGTGTGTATGGTATGGCCAGTCCAATCAGTGTACGCACCAGCGCACGGCATGCTCTGTCTGTTTCTCCATTATCTTCAGTTCGATCACCACAGACTTCACAGTTAGCGATAAGAGCTGCAAACCCACTCTTCCCTTGTGCCAAACTCTCTCAAGCTCGTGCCGTGGTAGCAGCAGCAATGGACGTTTCCAAGCATCCTTCCTCTTCTTGTTTAGCCAACCGCCAGCCTTCCAAAGGTTAGTAGTATTTACTGAGAATTCCTTTAATTGGTTAAGCGATGTGCATCTCCAAGAAGCATAGAGGTTAGCTCATGTAATGATTTTTTTGCTTATGTCCAGAGGTTCTCAAGACATGGCGCAATGCCGATGCGGTCTGCTTCGATGTGGATAGCACTGTATGCTTGGATGAGGGTATAGATGAGCTTGCTGATTTCTGTGGGGCTGGGCAGGCAGTTGCTGAGTGGACGACGAAGTAAATGTCACGTTTTCCGCAGTATGTTAGTGCTTAGCATATACTACCTCCAATcataataagtgtcgcagtttcCGATCATATACCACCCCAGTTCAAAACtggacacttattttggatcggagggagtaatatcTTTGGAAGAACTAACCTTGGTCTAATGTTCTCAGGGCAATGACAGGGACCATTCCATTTGAAGATGCTCTTGCTGCCCGGATTTCGTTAATCAAGCCATCTCTGTCCCAAGTTCAGGACTGTTTGGAGAAGAGGCCACCCAGGTAACCTTATTCAAGTCTGAACTTCAAGTTGATTCAAGAAGTTAATCACTATTTAGCTGCCGTATTTGCTTCCTAGATGGATCTTTTGAGATTCCACAGCTTTGTTATTCTTAATTTGGAATGATAAGATATGTGCCACTGAACATAACAGAACGATCTTAGGAATTCCTAGCTGGCTTCACTCGGCTTCTCTGTTTACGCCAATATGAAAATTATTAGCTACACTATATGCAAAATTGGTTTGGTACCACAAGAAAAACAACATTTCAGGATAATACCACCATATAGTCTTAAGTTCTTTTTAATACCACTAAATGAGATACAAAATACTACCTGCTTATACCACTTGAGTCTCCACCGTTAGGCCGTTACGTGCCCTGCAACCACAACATAATTCTTCCGACTTATTTACCGCGTGTCCGTGTCTTAATAAGAGATTTC
Protein-coding regions in this window:
- the LOC123168806 gene encoding phosphoserine phosphatase, chloroplastic, giving the protein MASPISVRTSARHALSVSPLSSVRSPQTSQLAIRAANPLFPCAKLSQARAVVAAAMDVSKHPSSSCLANRQPSKEVLKTWRNADAVCFDVDSTVCLDEGIDELADFCGAGQAVAEWTTKAMTGTIPFEDALAARISLIKPSLSQVQDCLEKRPPRISPGITDLIKTLIANNTEVFLVSGGFRQMIEPVAFELGIPTENIIANRLLFGTSGEYAGFDTTEPTSRSGGKAVAVQQIRQDRGYKTLVMIGDGATDLEARQPGGADLFICYAGVQMREAVAAKADWTVFEFQELISELPQFNTSQ